One genomic region from Uloborus diversus isolate 005 chromosome 2, Udiv.v.3.1, whole genome shotgun sequence encodes:
- the LOC129216360 gene encoding uncharacterized protein LOC129216360: protein MFEIVTNLEKIERETRANENCICKEYIKSETDISNIEYILKNKEFQKPNPDYIIRQTFEEFKTQHPNYNIWATDGSKSNNTAFSIYIKKEGLKRKIKIPPICSVYTAELGAIWYAAKFLIKNDSPNIILSDSLSAITALKEENENEDLLVYNTRHHLSELSKKNKTKIVWVPGHKGIPDNEEADKLAKEAESCSQTPMSPICTWNDTRNYIKKERNKELQIIWERSKYFSKYKNIVNSTNEKYKWIKNRSEETKLNRILTDSFLTKEKLFKLRKSNTPICETCQKIENTQHVIWNCSKNIEQRNFIIKTIKANNLCSNDIFSLDLLRDPRYGRAILALF from the coding sequence ATGTTTGAAATAGTCACTAACcttgaaaaaatagaaagagaaacCAGGGCGAACGAAAATTGCATATGTAAAGAATACATAAAATCGGAAACAGACATCAGCAACATCGAGTATATCCTGAAgaacaaagaatttcaaaaaccAAACCCAGACTACATCATCAGGCAGACCTTTGAAGAATTCAAAACACAACACCCCAATTATAACATCTGGGCCACTGATGGTTCAAAATCAAATAATACAGCATTTTCTATCTATATCAAAAAGGAaggattaaaaaggaaaataaaaatcccACCCATCTGTTCAGTTTACACGGCGGAACTAGGGGCTATCTGGTACGCTGCAAAATTCCTTATTAAAAATGACTCcccaaatattattttatccgaTTCCCTAAGTGCCATTACAGcactaaaagaagaaaacgaaaaTGAAGACCTACTGGTATACAACACAAGACACCACTTATCGGAACtctcaaaaaagaacaaaaccaaaATAGTATGGGTCCCTGGGCATAAGGGAATTCCAGACAACGAAGAAGCGGACAAACTAGCCAAAGAAGCAGAGTCATGCTCCCAGACACCTATGTCTCCTATCTGTACATGGAATGACACgcgaaattatataaaaaaagagagGAATAAAGAGTTGCAAATCATATGGGAGAGatcaaaatatttctccaaatacaAAAATATTGTAAACTCAACCAATGAAAAGTATAAGTGGATTAAGAACAGAagcgaagaaacaaaattgaatagaATCCTAACCGATTCCTTCTTAACTAAAGAAAAACTGTTTAAACTAAGGAAATCAAATACCCCCATCTGCGAGACctgccaaaaaattgaaaatacccAGCACGTAATATGGAATTGTAGCAAAAACATTGAACAAAGGAACTTTATTATAAAAACTATAAAGGCTAATAACTTATgttcaaatgacatttttagtcTGGATTTGCTTAGGGATCCAAGATACGGAAGGGCTATCCTCGCCCTCTTCTGA